In Deltaproteobacteria bacterium, the DNA window GAGCGCCCGCGATCGCCAGCGCACCCATCCATCTCAGACGACCCCTCATCCGATTCTCCTTCCGCCATCGCTGGTTCGGTGGACACATCTCGTCGTTCAGGCAGACCGAACACTCGAGTAGAGCGCACGAGTCACACGCTCGAGCTCTGGCTCCAAGACGACGTGAACCACATCGACGCTGCCGCGAGCCACGGGAATTCGGAGCTCCGGCCGGCAGAGTGGGGGCGAACGTATCGCGCCGGGTTGCTGATGGCAACGAACGAAATGCTGCAGGGTGGTCCGCCCGACCACCCTGGGGACGTGCCTGCTTCGATCTGCGAGCATCGCAACGAGATGGCCCTCGAGATCGATCTGTTCTGGTCCTTCCGCAGCCCGTACTCGTACCTCGCGACCAAGCGCATCGTGAGCCTGGAACAGCGCTACGACCTCGACGTGCGGGTCCGCCCCGTGCTGCCGATCGCGGTGCGCATTCCCGGCTTCTTCGAGCGCGTGAATCCGCTCTGGCCCCCGTATCTGCTTCGCGACACGCTGCGGATCGCGCAGTCGCTGGGCCTTCCCTACGCATGGCCGCGGCCCGACCCGATCGTCCAGGAGTTCCCGTCGCGAGTCGTCGCGGCCGAGCAGCCGTACATCCATCGCCTCACGCGGCTCGGGGCGCTCGCGGCGGAGCGCGGAAGGGGACTTTCGTTCATCGACGAGGTCTCGACCCTGATCTGGGGCGGAACCGCGGGCTGGAACGAGGGCTCGCATCTCGCGCGGGCCGCCGCTCGCGCCGGCTGCGATCTCGCGGAAATGGACGCGGCGATCTCGCGCGACGCCGATCGACTGGATCGGTTGATCGCCGGCCATCAGAGCGACCTCGAGAAGGCGGGCCACTGGGGCGTTCCGACGCTGGTCTTCCGCGGCGAGCCGTTCTTCGGGCAGGACAGGATCGACCTGCTCGTCTGGCGGCTGCGTCAGCACGGTCTCGCCGAGCGCATCGGGCCGGACGCCGGATGAGATCCCGAGCCGCATGGCGACTCGCGCTGGCGTCGCTTCTTCTCGCCCTGGGCGAAGGGTGCGCGCCTCCTTCGTCCTCGCCGACGGCGCCGGCTCGAACCGTGGTGCTCTCGACGCCCGAGGCGGATGCGAGCGCGGGCGAGGAGGCCAGTCGCGAGGTCGCGGCCCAGATCGGAGTCGTGAAGGACGAGAAGCTCGCGGCCTGGGTGGAGTCGATCGGCCAGAGGCTGCTGCGCTTCACGCCGCGCCAGCCGTTCGCCTACCGGTTCCAGGTCGTCGATCAGTGGAGCCCGAACGCCTTCGCGCTTCCCGGTGGACACATCTTCGTGTCGCGCGGGCTGCTCGTGCTGGCGAACTCCGAGAACGAGCTCGCCTGCGTGCTCGCGCACGAGATCACGCACGCGGCGGCCCGGCACCATGCCGGGCGCCAGGCCTACTCCGAGCGCTTGAGCCCCTTCTCGCTCGGCGTTCCGCGCATGGCGCGAATCGCGGCGTACGCGCGCGATCAGGAGCGGGCGGCCGACACGGGCGGGCAGCGAATCTGCGCCGCCGCTGGATACGATCCCCGAGCGCTGGGCACGTTCCTGCTCTCGCTCGACAAGATCGAGCGGCTGCAGATGGGGATCTCGCGGATTCCGACGTTCCTCGACACGCACCCGAGCAGTCCCGAACGCGTCGCGGGCGCGTCGATCTCGGCGGCCGCGCTCGGCGCGCCCGCGCAGGCCGACGCTCGGGCGGCGCGCGAGGCGTACTTCGCGCACATCGACGGGCTGATGCTCGGTGCGGATCCGGCCGAGGGCGTCGTGCGCGGCTCGCGCTTCCTGCACCCCGATCTCGGCGTCACGCTGGAGTTCCCGCGCGGCTGGCAGATCGCGAACACGCCGGCGGCCGTGGTCGCGATCGCGCCGGACGGGCGCGCGCGCTTCGCGCTCGAATACGCGGGAAAGGGCGCCGACCCGCAGCCGTTCGCGCGAGCCGAGGTCGGCGCGAGGCTCGCGCAGATGCGCGCGCTGATCGACTCGGCCGCGCCGCAGCAGACGCCTTGCTGCAAGAGCTTCGCGGTGCGCGGTCGTCTCGTCAC includes these proteins:
- a CDS encoding 2-hydroxychromene-2-carboxylate isomerase, whose translation is MALEIDLFWSFRSPYSYLATKRIVSLEQRYDLDVRVRPVLPIAVRIPGFFERVNPLWPPYLLRDTLRIAQSLGLPYAWPRPDPIVQEFPSRVVAAEQPYIHRLTRLGALAAERGRGLSFIDEVSTLIWGGTAGWNEGSHLARAAARAGCDLAEMDAAISRDADRLDRLIAGHQSDLEKAGHWGVPTLVFRGEPFFGQDRIDLLVWRLRQHGLAERIGPDAG